A region of the Roseiflexus sp. RS-1 genome:
ACTCATCTGGTCGAGTCGTGACCGGTGCAGCGAGTGATGAAAGAGGACGAGTGACCGACCATTTTCATACGATCGTGATCGGCGCCGGTTCCGGCGGTTTAACCGTCGCCTATGGGCTTGCCAGCCTGGGCAAACCGGTCGCGTTGATCGAGGCGCGCCACGTTGGCGGAGATTGCACGAATACCGGCTGCATTCCATCGAAAACCCTCATCCACCTCGCCGGTCGAGGCGACAGCAACGCCAGCGCCGTGCTCGCCGCAGTGCGTCGCAGGCGCGATGCCCTGCGCAACAAAGAGACGCGGGAGTTCGGCGCAGTCGCCAACCTGAGCCTGATATCCGGTCGTGCGCGTCTGGTCAGCCCGGAGCGAGTCGCCGTTACCCTGCCCGATGGTGGCGAGCGCATCCTGACAACACGCCACATTGTGCTGGCAACCGGTGCGCGACCGCGTATGATCGCCATTCCAGGGTTGCCAGCAGCGCGCGCCCTGACCAGTGAACGCATCTTTGAGATCGACACTGCGCCGCGCCATCTGGCAATCATCGGCGGGGGAGCGATTGGCGTCGAACTGGCGTTTGCGTTCCGTGACCTGGGCAGCCAGGTGAGCATCATCGACATCGCCCCGCGGGTGCTGATCCGTCATCTTCCCGGCGTCTCCCGCGTGATTGAGGCGTCGCTGCACGCCAGAGGGATCGCGCTCCACCTGAACGCGCGCCCCCATTCCTACGACGAATCCACTCAGACCTTGCGCGTCGAACACGCCGGACGGGTCATGTCGCTGCACGACGTGGACTATGTGCTGATCGCTGTGGGTCGTGAACGCAACGTGGAGGGTCTGGGGCTGGAGACGGCCGGTGTACGATTCAGCACCCAGGCGGGGATCGAAACCGATGCGTATGGTCGCACGAATGTACGGAATATCTATGCGGTCGGCGATGTGACTGCTACTTCTGCGTTCACCCATTCCGCCAATGCGCAGGGACGCCGCGTGGTGCAACAGATCGCCTTTCCCTGGTTGCCGCTGCGCACGCCTGAACCGTTCTATCCAGAGATTGTTTTTAGCAACCCGGAGGTGGCGACGACGGGGATGAAGCCGGAGCAGATTGCACAGCGCTACCATCCGAATCTGGTCAGGCGAATCCATATCGATCTGGCAACGCAGACTGATCGCGGATATACTGACGAAGTGCATCATGGTTTCATTATGGTCGATGCGATGCGTCTGACCGGCAAGATTCTCGGAGTGACGATTGTTGCGCCAAAAGCGTCGGAAATGATCTCTTTCTTTACACTGGCGATCCAGGAAGGCATCTCGATGTACCGCCTGTATCGCACCGTCTACCCGTATCCGACGTTTTCCAGCGGAATCCAGAAGGCAACAGACATGTTCCTGCGCGACACGCTTACCAATCTGCGTGGCGAACTGAGCGCCTACCTGCGCTATCGCTGGTTCCAACGCCGTGGAGAAGCGTCGTTCGCCAGCGCGATTGATCGTCAGGCGCGGCAATCCTGAAGCCAGGTTGTGTTTCGCTTCGCCCTGTCAGGAGATGATCGGCGACTCCCCATTGCCCTGGATACCGTCATGATCGACAAAACGCTGCGCGAGTCGAAAGATGCGCTGTTCACCTGGCTGGTACGCGGTCCTGTTCGCCAGATCCATCCCGCGGTCGTTACTGTTCTGGCGGCTGTCGTCGGTGTTGCGGCTGCCGTCGCCGCCTGGCAGAGCGCGTATGTGGCGGCGGTGTGTCTCTGGTTGATGAACCGCGCGCTCGATGGACTCGATGGCGCCATTGCGCGGGTTACAGGCACGCAGAGCGATCTGGGAGCATACCTTGACATCATGCTCGATTATGTCGTCTATGCGGCCATACCGCTGGGATTGGCGCTCGCAAGCGGAGAATCCGCCGTTCTGCTGGCGCTGGCAGTGCTGCTGGGAAGTTTCTATCTCAACAGCGCAAGCTGGATGTATCTGGCGGCTATGTTGGAGAAGCGCAACGCTGGCGCTGCGTCGCGGGGCGAAACCACGTCGGTGACGATGCCAGCGGGGTTGATCGAAGGCGCCGAGACGATAGTGTTCTATACGCTCTTCCTGCTGTTTCCCAACGCTCTGGTTCTCTTGTTTTCGTTGATGGCGACGCTGGTGCTGGTCACCGCCAGTCAACGGGTAGGCTGGGCGCTGTGGCATATGAAAGATGGGTGACTATAGAACATCGAAGACGAATACGACGGCAATCTTCTAGCGAAATGCAACATGATTGAGCCACGTGCGTGCCGGGTGCGCGGGCGTCCCGCCTGCACGACCGTCTGAGGCGCACAATCGGTGCGCGGGCGTCCTGCCCGCATGACCGTCTGAGGCGCGCAATCAATCGGTGCGCGGGCGTCCCGCCTGCACGACCGTCTGAGGCGCACAATGGGGGCGCGGGCGTCCCGCTCGCACGACCATCTGAGGCGCACAATCGGTGCGCGGGCGTCCCGCCCGCACGACCATCTGAGGCGCACAA
Encoded here:
- a CDS encoding CDP-alcohol phosphatidyltransferase family protein; its protein translation is MIDKTLRESKDALFTWLVRGPVRQIHPAVVTVLAAVVGVAAAVAAWQSAYVAAVCLWLMNRALDGLDGAIARVTGTQSDLGAYLDIMLDYVVYAAIPLGLALASGESAVLLALAVLLGSFYLNSASWMYLAAMLEKRNAGAASRGETTSVTMPAGLIEGAETIVFYTLFLLFPNALVLLFSLMATLVLVTASQRVGWALWHMKDG
- a CDS encoding dihydrolipoyl dehydrogenase family protein, giving the protein MTDHFHTIVIGAGSGGLTVAYGLASLGKPVALIEARHVGGDCTNTGCIPSKTLIHLAGRGDSNASAVLAAVRRRRDALRNKETREFGAVANLSLISGRARLVSPERVAVTLPDGGERILTTRHIVLATGARPRMIAIPGLPAARALTSERIFEIDTAPRHLAIIGGGAIGVELAFAFRDLGSQVSIIDIAPRVLIRHLPGVSRVIEASLHARGIALHLNARPHSYDESTQTLRVEHAGRVMSLHDVDYVLIAVGRERNVEGLGLETAGVRFSTQAGIETDAYGRTNVRNIYAVGDVTATSAFTHSANAQGRRVVQQIAFPWLPLRTPEPFYPEIVFSNPEVATTGMKPEQIAQRYHPNLVRRIHIDLATQTDRGYTDEVHHGFIMVDAMRLTGKILGVTIVAPKASEMISFFTLAIQEGISMYRLYRTVYPYPTFSSGIQKATDMFLRDTLTNLRGELSAYLRYRWFQRRGEASFASAIDRQARQS